Proteins encoded together in one Solanum lycopersicum chromosome 7, SLM_r2.1 window:
- the LOC101252095 gene encoding putative aldehyde oxidase Art an 7 has product MAIYIKAFVLLPLLFVSCYARNKHIDQGFDDANDSPVGINFDPSPHGLLGFLVGKKKNNNNNKSNKKNKKNELIFPRFPFPFPFNGVNQNQEEPAPLEPAVEEKNNGIPKPDFETENRGTWMIHSPNAGVAAMHIQLMPNNKAVWYDTTNLGPSAIQNNPPFCKPVPERPGETDCWSHGVQYDVESGQVRTLKVMTDTWCSSGGLSSNGELVSTGGYREGIRSIRIMNPCDNCEFQENANGLAAMRWYATQHMLENGSFILVGGRGAHNYEIIPPGRLQFQVQQFGLNFLVETEDEKENNLYPFVNLLPDGNVFIFANDRSIIIDPYTGKTIRDLPVLPGGSRNYPASGTSALLPINLNTPNPDDVEVEIIVCGGNTKDAFKYSEFPPRQFFPALKDCGRIFANRQGAQWDIEEMLSPRVMGDMLLLPNGDILIINGAKTGTSAWDAAEEPNLVPLLYSPNKPKGQRFKELNPSQIPRMYHSVSAVLPDGKILVAGSNTHAVYDFQAKYPTDLRVEKFSPPYLAPELEQHKPLILENGANKEMKYGQNFKINIKLDEFVDETDIKVTMYAPPFTTHGYSQGQRLLILKLQAVTNQEVTVVAPPSGRIAPPGYYLLFVVHRSVPSRGMWVHIDQ; this is encoded by the exons ATGGCTATCTACATCAAAGcctttgttcttcttcctttACTATTTGTTTCATGTTATGCTAGAAACAAACATATCGACCAAGGCTTTGACGATGCTAACGACTCTCCCGTTGGTATCAATTTTGATCCTTCCCCTCATGGACTTTTGGGATTCCTagttggaaagaaaaaaaataacaacaataacaagtcgaacaagaaaaacaaaaaaaatgaattaatatttcCACGATTTCCTTTTCCGTTTCCCTTTAATGGAGTGAACCAAAACCAAGAGGAACCAGCACCATTAGAACCGGCTGTCGAAGAGAAAAATAATGGCATTCCAAAGCCGGATTTTGAGACGGAAAATCGTGGTACTTGGATGATACATTCACCAAATGCTGGTGTTGCAGCCATGCATATACAATTGATGCCAAATAACAAGGCTGTTTGGTATGACACCACAAATCTTGGACCATCTGCAATTCAAAATAACCCTCCATTTTGCAAGCCAGTCCCAGAAAGGCCAGGTGAGACTGATTGTTGGTCTCATGGCGTTCAATATGACGTTGAGAGTGGTCAAGTTAGGACATTGAAG GTAATGACTGATACATGGTGCTCATCCGGAGGTTTGTCCTCTAATGGTGAACTAGTAAGCACAGGAGGTTATCGTGAAGGAATCCGCAGTATCAGAATCATGAATCCATGCGATAACTGCGAGTTTCAGGAAAATGCTAATGGTCTTGCTGCTATGAGATG GTATGCTACTCAGCATATGCTTGAGAATGGTAGCTTCATTCTTGTTGGAGGTCGTGGTGCACACAACTACGAAATTATTCCACCAGGAAGACTCCAATTTCAGGTGCAACAATTTGGGTTAAATTTCCTTGTCGAGACTGAAGACGAGAAAGAAAACAATCTCTATCCATTCGTCAATCTTCTTCCCGATGggaatgtatttatttttgcaaACGATAGATCAATAATCATTGATCCTTATACTGGAAAAACCATCCGCGATCTTCCTGTACTCCCTGGAGGTTCAAGAAACTATCCAGCATCAGGAACGTCCGCACTTTTGCCAATCAATCTCAATACTCCTAATCCTGACGATGTTGAAGTTGAGATCATTGTTTGTGGTGGAAATACCAAGGATGCCTTCAAATATTCCGAGTTTCCACCTAGACAATTCTTCCCTGCATTAAAAGATTGTGGAAGAATATTTGCTAACAGACAAGGAGCTCAATGGGATATCGAAGAAATGCTTTCACCAAGAGTGATGGGAGACATGTTGCTTCTACCAAACGGAGATATATTGATCATCAATGGAGCAAAGACAGGAACTTCGGCATGGGATGCTGCTGAGGAACCTAATCTTGTGCCACTTCTCTATAGCCCAAACAAACCAAAAGGACAGAGGTTCAAGGAATTGAACCCTTCACAAATCCCTAGAATGTACCATTCCGTTTCTGCTGTTTTGCCTGATGGCAAGATTTTAGTGGCGGGCAGCAATACCCATGCCGTGTATGACTTCCAGGCTAAATATCCAACTGATTTGAGAGTGGAGAAATTCTCACCTCCTTACTTGGCACCTGAGTTGGAACAACACAAACCTCTAATTCTTGAGAATGGAGCCAACAAGGAGATGAAATATGGTCAGAATTTTAAGATCAATATCAAGTTGGATGAATTTGTAGATGAGACTGATATTAAAGTTACCATGTATGCACCACCTTTTACAACACATGGCTACTCTCAAGGACAAAGGCTGCTCATTTTGAAGCTTCAAGCTGTGACGAATCAAGAAGTTACTGTAGTTGCACCACCTTCTGGGAGAATTGCTCCACCAGGCTACTATTTACTCTTCGTGGTTCACCGCAGTGTTCCTAGCCGTGGAATGTGGGTGCACATTGACCAGTAG